ATACCGTCCAAAAGGCGCTAACAGACACTTATCCTTATGTGCCAAAGATGGTCGCCCTTTGTACCGATGAGTCGATAATCGGCGCTGATTTTTATATTATGGAGCGTATGGAAGGAATTATTCCTCGTGCTAATTTGCCTAAAGAGGTGAATCTAGACCCTGAGCAAACCCGTGAACTGTGCATCAATGTTATTGACGCTTTGATTGAATTGCATGACATTGATTATCAGGACAATGCTGATCTGGTAGCGCTTGGCCGCGGTGATGGTTATTGCGAGCGTCAAGTAAGCGGCTGGAGTAAGCGTTATGTCAAAGCCAAAACGCCTAATGTGCCAAGCTATGCTTTGGTGCGTCAGTGGCTAAGCAAGCACACCCCTGAGGATAGCAAAACTTGCGTTATTCATAATGATTGGCGTTTTGACAATGTTGTTCTAGATGCTACAGATGCCACTCAAGTGATTGGGGTGCTCGATTGGGAGATGGCCACACTTGGTGATCCGCTCATGGACTTAGGTAGCGCTCTAGCTTACTGGATTGAGGCCGATGATAATATCGTCATGCAGCAGTCGCGCCGCCAGCCTACGCATCTAAAAGGCATGATGACTCGCAGTGAAGTGGTTGATTACTACCTGCAAAAGACCGGTCTTGAGATTGACAATTGGACCTTTTATGAGGTCTTTGGACTATTCCGTTTGGCTGGAATCGTGCAGCAAATATATTATCGCTATTATCACAAGCAGACCAAAAACCCTGCCTTTAAGAACTTTTGGATTATCAATCATGTGCTGCACGCTAAATGTCTAAAGCTGATTGCCCAGTATGAAGGTGAGGTGCTATTTACTAGCCATGTACAGCCTCATCTAAAAGATATAGGCGTGGATAAAGCTACCGTTGAGCAACTGCCAAGCCCTATCCAAAAGGTTATTAAAGGTATTTTACCTAAAGGTTATTTTGAATAGTTAGGTTGCTGCTGTCTTGTTTTAAAGCGCTACAGTACTACTGATATTAAGGTAGCGCTTTTATTTTTTATTAGTTTTTATGGATAACCTTAATATGACCACAATATTATTGGCACGGCATGGTCAAGCATCGTTTGGCCAAGCGAACTATGATCAGCTCTCCAAGCTGGGTATCAAACAAGCGCGCTTATTAGGGAAGCATTATGCCAGTACCCAGCGGCGTATTGATGCCGTTTATAGCGGTAGTTTGGTGCGCCAACAAGATTCAGCTCGTCATTTTTGGGAAGTGTATCAAGCCTCAGCAGCTGATAGGGAGTCCTCTGCCTTTGATATCAGTACGCCTGAGCAGCACGTATTGCCCTTATTTAATGAATTTAATCATAAAGATGTGTTTTTAAAGTCTGATCCCGCTTTTGCTAGTCCGGCTGATATTGCGGCCAAGATTGCCCAAGCTGAAAATCCCAATCTGCGCTTAGCGGAGCTTTTTGATAATGCTATGCAGCGTTGGCACAGTGGTAACTATGATGAGGATTATATTGAAAGCTGGTTGCAGTTTAATAGCCGGGCTCAGCAAGCCCTTGAGCAACTTATTGAGCGTATAGAGACTTTAGGACACCTTGAGAAAGGTAGCACAGTTTTAGTATTTACCTCTGGTGGCGTCATTGCTGCTATTACCGCCAAGCTCTTAGAGCAGGACAGCAAAGGTTCTTATCAAATCAATAAAAGTTTGGTCAATACTGGGGTTACAGCTATTACGCTACCCAAGCAGACGCCGCGTTTGTTATCTATGAACGAATATAGCCATCTGTTCGCTGATGGTGAGTCCTTTGTGACTTGGCGCTAAATTGAGCAAACTGGTGTTTAGCTTATAATCAGAGTCATAAGTTGGCAGTATTGATACATATCCACTATCCCTATACTGGATAATAGGCCTTATAATGCTATTTTTTAGTATACATTTTATCTCTGTACTGTACCCAGACGTTTAAAGGATTGCATATGCCGCATAAACTGAAAAAAATAATGACACAAACTGTTAAAAAGAGCAAAGATCAAGCTTTAAGCGCGGTGCAACCTGCTCGCTATCTAAAGCGTTTAACCAAGCTGCAAGTGGGTCAAGGTAAGACGGTATTGGTAACCGGCGCTAGCTCAGGGTTAGGGGAGGGCATGGCAAGGCTGTTTGCCAAGCTGGGTTATAACTTAGCTATATGCGCCAGACGTACGGATCGTCTAGAGCAACTACAAGCAGAGCTATCTGACAAACATCCTAACATTCGTATTGCTTATAGAGTTTTGGATGTGACCGATTATGATACCATCTTTGAAGTGTTTGATGCTTTTGCGGCAGATTTTGGTCAGATTGACCGAGTAGTAGTTAATGCGGGCGTGGGTGACAGTCGCCGTATCGGTAAAGGTCGCTTTGAGACTAACCGCCGGACTGCCGAGATCAACTTTGTCTCTGCATTAGCGCAATGCGAAGCGGCGATGAAGATTTTTCGTGCGCAAAATAGTGGTCATTTAGTAGTGATATCCAGTATGTCAGCTATGCGCGGATTACCTAAGCACATGACTACTTACGGCGCCAGTAAAGCGGGCTTAGCCTATTTAGCAGAAGGCATCCGTGCTGATATGTTACTCGATAAACTACCCATTAAAGTTTCAACCATTTATCCGGGTTATATTCGTACTGAGATTAATACCAATGCCAAGCCATTACCCTTTGAAGTTGATGCAGATACTGGTACTAAAGCTATAGTAGCGGCTATTGAGACTGAAGTAGCCGAAGCCTGTGTACCCAGCTTGCCCTGGTCTATCGTCGGTAAGGCTATGAAGCATTTGCCACTGAATATAGTCAATAAAATCAGCTAGGAGCTAAAGTAGTTGCTTTGACGGTTTTATTAACAAAGCGCGCTCTATCTTAAATAGCGCGCTTTAGTCTTAGTAGCGGTTATTTTAATCTAAGCCTGTTTGTTTATTAAGCCTGATTTTCTAAATGCTGGTTGCGTAGCTGTTGGCGTAGTACTTTGCCGACATTGGACTTGGGTAGCTCGTTGACAAACTCGATATAGCGCGGACATTTATAACCAGTCAGATTGTCCAAAGCAAAGTCCTTAATGTCCTCTGTAGTTACGTTTTTGTTCGCAGGTACCACATATATTTTGACCGCTTCACCTTGGCGTTCATCAGGGATGCCAATGACCGCACAATCAATGATACCCTCACAATCGAGCATCACCGACTCCAGCTCATTAGGATAGACATTAAAGCCTGAGACCAAAATCATATCTTTTTTGCGATCAAGCAAAGTAAAGTAACCCTCATCGTTCATACTGACAATATCACCGGTACGAAAATAGCCATCTTTAGTAAAGCTGTCACTATTATCGTGGTTGAAATAACCAGAGGTGACATTGGGGCCCTTAATACACATCTCACCCGCTTGACCCACGCCTAAACGCTGATTATCTTCATCAAGGACAATGATATCGACACTAGGGACGGGCACGCCAATAGTACCGTTAAATTTGCGATCAGTGATAATATTAGCAGTGCCCGCCGCCACGCCTTCAGTCATGCCCCAGCCCTCGACCATAGGACAGCCTGTAACCTCCAACCAGCGCTTTGCAGTCTGCTCAGTAGCTGCCATACCGCCCGCTTGGGTGATACGTAGCGAGCTGAAGTCTAGTTTTTGAAAGTTTGGCTGATCAAGCAAACCTTTAAATAGCGTGTTTACCGCAGGGAAGATATGGAAAGGTTGCTTGGATAAGGTCTTGATAAATCCTGGCATATCGCGTGGATTGGGTACTAAGATAAAGGTATAACCTGAGCGCATGCCGAGCAGGCTTAGCATAAAAGCGAAAATATGATACAGCGGTAACGCCATCACCATATTGATATACACCTCATCAATCTCTGAGGTAACAGGGCGATACCAAGCTTCTGATTGTAGCGCCGCTGCCACAATATTACGCTGGGTTAATATCGTACCCTTTGATAGTCCGGTCGTGCCGCCGGTATATTGCAGGACTGCTTTTTGTTCTAAGGACATTTTTGGTGCTTGATATGGTAGCGTTTTACCTAACTTCAGCACCTCAGGGAACTTGTTTACCTCATGCTTGGGGTCGTTGAGTTTATATTTAGGTACTAATCGTTTGACTTGACGAACTATGGTATTGACCAGCACGCCTTTTAGACCCATCATATCGCCCATTTTTGACAACACAATCCGCTTGATAGCGGTCTCATCGACCACTTGTTCCAAAGCTTGAGCAAAATTATCTACAATAAAAATAACTTTAGCACCTGAGTCGTTAAGCTGGTGACGGAGCTCACGGCCGGTATATAAAGGGTTAATAGGAGTGCAAACGAAGCCCGCTCGCAAAATACCGATCATCGTTGGTAGATACTGCGGGACGTTTGGCATCATTAATGCCACGATAGTTCCTTTGGGTAAACCTTGGGCCTGTAACCAAGCAGCAATAGCTAATGAAGCCTCGTCAATATCGCCATAAGTATGAGTGACGCCCATACAGATGCTCAAAGGATGCATACGAAAGCGGTTAAAGCTTTCTTCATACAAATTCATTAGGCTGCTGTATTGGTTGGGATCAATAGTCTTAGGTACATTGGTGGGATAATGATTTAGCCAAGGTTTATCTTCTGACATAATTAACGTCCTAAAAGGGTGATGATTGAGTAAATTTTTATGCGTCGTAAGACTTGAGTCATTGTTTATAGAGAATAATGCTGATTAATCAAAGCTATCAGGTGTTAGGCTGAGTTTTAAAGATTATTATGCAGATGAGCCGAACTTTTTTGGCTTGGTTTTTAGATTAATCAGCTACTGATATAACAATAACTGACAGGAGAGTAACATAGTAGCAACCTAAAACTGTATTTTTAACCAAAGACTTAGCAGTTTGTAAAATTATATGGACAAACGAAATTTAGTTAATCAAGTTAAAGGCGATTTACGGTCATAAAAACAGATAAGCTGAAAATTTGACCAAAAAAAGAGCCTTTTACTTAATAAAAGGCTCTAGAGAATAGAATTGGGTAAGACTGATTGGAATTAATTGGAACTGATTGATAGCTACTGCAGTTAAAGATTATTTTCTAAAGGATGATTTTCTAAAGGATAATCGGCTAAGTGTTTTTCACGCAGTTTTTGCCGTAATACTTTTCCGACATTAGACTTGGGTAAATCAGTCACAAATTCGATATAACTCGGGCATTTATAACCGGTTAGATTATCTAAGGCAAAGTCTTTAACTACTTCTGCAGTGACATTGCTATCCGCAGGCACGATATAGAATTTAACCGCTTCACCTTGGCGTTCATCAGGAATGCCAATGACCGCACAATCTATAATACCGTCACAATCGAGCATCACCGACTCAAGCTCGTTAGGGTAAACATTAAAACCTGAGACCAAAATCATATCTTTTTTGCGATCAAGTAAGGTTATATAGCCTTTTTCGTCCATGCTGACAATGTCACCAGTACGGAAGTAACCGTCTTGGGTAAAGCTATCACTACTGTCACGATTAAAATAACCAGAGGTGACATTAGGGCCTTTGATACACATCTCGCCCGCTTGACCCACGCCGACACGCTGGTCATTATCATCGATTATGATTACATCAACGCTAGGTACAGGTAGACCAATGGTGCCATTAAACTGGGTATTGGTGACGATATTGGCGGTACCGACAGCGACGCCTTCGGTCATGCCCCAACCTTCAATCATGGCACAACCTGTAACCTCCAGCCAGCGTGTTGCCGTCTGCTCAGTAGCTGCCATACCGCCGGCCTGCGACATACGTAATGCGCTGAAGTTTAGCTGTTGAAACTTTGGATGATCAAGTAGACCTTTGAATAGAGTATTGACCGCCGGTATAACATGGAAGGGCTGCTTAGATAAGGTTTTGACAAACCCTGGGATATCGCGGGGATTGGGTACTAGGATGAAGGTATAACCTGAGCGCATGCCCAGTAGGCTGAGCATAAAAGCGAAAATATGATACAGCGGTAACGCCATCACCATATTAATATAAACGTCTGCAAATTCTTTGGTAATAGGACGCGACCACGCTTCTGATTGCAATGCCGCTGCTACGATATTACGCTGGGTCAATATCGTACCTTTTGATAGTCCCGTAGTCCCGCCAGTATATTGCAAAAAGGCAGTTTGATCTAAAGTCGCCTTTGGTTCTTGAAAGGGCAGGGTTTTGCCTTTTTTGAGGACGTCAGGGAACTTGGTGACCTCATGTTTGGGGTCATCTAATTGATATTTAGGCACTAAGCGTTTGACTTGACGGACAATAGTATTTACTAAAATACCTTTTAGTCCCATCATATCGCCCATTTTTGACAGTACGATACGCTTAATCGAGGTTTCACCGACCACTTGCTCTAATGCCTGAGCGAAATTATCAACGATAAAAATAACCTGAGCCCCTGAGTCCGTCAATTGATGGCGGAGCTCACGACCCGTATAAAGTGGATTGACCGGGGTACAAATGTAGCCTGCGCGTAAGATACCAATCATCGTAGGCAGATACTGCGGGACGTTGGGCATCATCAATGCTACAACGCTACCTTTTGGCAGGTTTTGCGCTTGTAACCATGCGGCTACCGCTAGCGAAGCCTCTTCTATTTCGCCATAAGTATGGGTAACTCCCATGCAGATACTCATAGGATGCAAACGAAAGCGATTAAAGCATTCCCCGTACAGCTCCATTAAGCTGCTGTATTGATTGGGATCAATAGTTTTAGGTACATTAGGAGGATATTGAGCGAGCCAAGGTTTTTCCAAGTTCATTGTCAGAGTCCTTAATGAGAGCTACTACAAAGGATTTGACAAGGAAACGGCCATTCAATATGAGTATCTGATACTAGAAAAGTAACAGACTTGATAGAGATCATAGCTGTTGAATGATGCGACATCCTTGTCTATCAATATTCTATGTCAGAATATTGGTGATATATTCCTGTAAGACCTAAATAATATGCATCGCTACTCTTTAGCCGATTGATATTAATAAGTTTAACCTTTATCACTAACAAATAGTAACATGGTAGTAACAATATTTAATATTGCTAGAATTGGACTGACTAGTACGTAAAAAAATATAGACAAAGCTGAATTTTACTCGGTGAATATAAAAAGTAAAAATAAAGGCTAAGGAATAATAAGCTGCTTTTTTTGATTAAAAAAGCGCCTATATATAAGCAGAGCACTGATAGTGCACCCCAATGTGCTACTAACGCATATCAAAAACATAGTGACAATCTGATAGCGTACCGCTTGAGTAGGATCTGCGCCAGCTAGTATTTGACCGGTCATCATACCCGGTAGGCTTACAATACCAACGACTAGCATAGAATTTAGCGTTGGAGTCATGCCATTAATAATAGCAGCAGTTATTTGTTCGTGTACGGCCTCAAAGGGACGAGCGGACAAGCTTAGCATCATCTCAATCCGAGCTTGTTGTTCATAAAGGGCTTCGACAAGCTGATTGCTAGTCAATGAAATTGCAGTCAAAGCATTGCCTAGTATTAGACCTAGTATTGGAATAATAAACTGCGGTGTATACCAAGGCCGCACTTGTAAAATAAAGCCGATAGCAATGATGGTAACCAATACGGCTGAAGCGCTGACAGCAATAAGGGTATCGGTAAATAGTCCTTTATAAGCCCGTTTGACCCGGCTTTTGGCCGCACTTCCTGCAATCAAAGTCATGATAGTCAGGATAATTAATACTTCATACCAGTGTTCACGAGCGAAAATCCATGCCAGCACTAGCCCAATAAAACTAAGCTGTACTACGGTACGAATAGCAGCTATCAACAGAGTCGAGGTTAGTTTTAAACGTAACAGCCACGATACCAGCATAACAATGAGGATCAAACTGCTGGCAAGCGCAATATCTGTATAAGTTAGGATGATTTGCATATCAGCGGTACCTATAGGTGATGGTTCAACACGTTTTAGTTTTAATTATTTAGCGCCTGAGTAAGGGCTAGACATCTCCGTTAATATTCCTGCCTGCATATGCCAATGTTTATCTGCTAGTGGCATAATATCTTCCGTGTCATGAGTCACCCATAGCATAGCCCGTTGAGGCTTAGCCTGTAACCAATGCATCAATAACTTTACCAGTTTGCTTGAGGTTTCACTGTCTAATGCGGCTGTTGGTTCATCTAATAACAGCACTTGCGGTGATAATTGTAGTAGGCGTAGAGTATTGACCAGTTGACGCTCACCCCCTGATAGATGGCTGGTAGGCTGCTGCAAAAATTCAGCGGTGCGCTCCAAATAAGCCAGATTTTCGATATGCCACTGACTATCAAAACGGCTTTTTTTATGAGCTTGCAACTGATATGGCATCTGCAGGTTATCAAGGACGCTGCCTTCCAGTAGTTGTGGATGTTGAGCAAGCAAAGCCACCTGCGCGCGCCACTGTGTAGGCGAGGTATCATGAATACTATACTGGAGGTTATCGCGGTGATCGAGGTTAGGATAGTGCCAAACATTACCGGTATCCATCGGAGCTAATCCTGCTAGCACTCGTAGTAACACTGATTTTCCGCTACCAGAATGACCGGTTAGTACAGTAACTTGGCCAGCTAGTAATGTGCCACTTACGCCCGCTAACAGGGTGCGTTCATGAGTCGAGGCAGACTTATTAGTACCGAGCTTATCTGTTATTTTTGTTAACCATGACTTATAGAATGGAGAAGGAGAGGCTTTAGAAAAACCAGTCTGTCTATCATCTTCACTAGCAGCATCCCGAGTATGCTTAGCAGATTCAGCTAAGCCAATAGGGTGTTGGCCATATATCCAAATATCTTTGAAGCCTAGTATGGGATTGTTGACCTCAATATTCATCGGTATGATGCGTGATAGCTTGTTGAATGGTATCATGTAGCTTTTGCGGGACGCGGATAGGGCGGATTGGAGTAGCGTTAGGTAATGCAGCAAGAGCACTAGTGTCATTTTTTGAAATTGGCGTTGAAGGTTCAGGTTTAGTTTGATTCTGCACGCAAGCAATAATAATTTTGGCGCTACTTAATAGCGTGTGGCTCTCGGGCAAGTCGTCATTTGTTGCTAAATTGCGGTGAATGCTTTGATGGAAGACAATACTGGCAGGTTTTAGTTCTACTTGATCAATACGTACACTAATAACCTCATCTAAGAGGATGGCTTTACGATATTGCAACTGCGCTTGGCTGACCACAAAATGCTGAATTTCTCCATCGTCAGTTTGCAAAAAATAACCCGGAAGTCCAAGCTTGCTAAACCAATCACGGCGGCAATTCTCAAAAAACACTAAGTGATTGGCGTGATAGACGATACCGCCGGCGTCAGTATGATTGATATAAATGGGATAATCAGCAGTAAATAGAGGGGAAGCAGTGCCTTTTTGTGCTGTTGTTGTAGACGTGGAGCGGGTTGATTTATTTGGCATAAAATGACTCGATAAATAATTAAGGTTTTATTTACAGTTATGATAATGACGTTCAGCTAAAGACTCAAGGTTCTTATCATTAACTTATGACCAACAACCTCATTATCAAACTAATAATAAGCAAAAGTTTAGTAATCCATAGATGCAAATAGTTTCTTTATAATAAATAGTTTCTAAGCTATCTAAAAAGTATAAACCAGTAAATAATAATATAGGACAACGTATGACTCGTTTTGTAAGCTTTAATATTAACGGTATTCGCGCCCGTCAACATCAGCTAGAAGCCGTACAAGCGGTAATAAATCCTGACGTTATGGGTCTGCAGGAAACTAAAGTCCACGATGACCAATTTCCCTTAAAAAATGTAGAGGGTTTAGGTTATCACGTCGAATACTTCGGTCAAAAAGCCCATTATGGGGTAGCATTATTGTCCAAAGTGGCGCCTATATTTGTGCAAAAAGGCTTTCCGGGTGAAGACGAGGAGGCGCAAAAGCGCTTTATTCATGCGCGTTATTTATTGCAAGGGCGCGAGGTTGATGTGCTTAATGGCTACTTTCCGCAAGGTGAAAGCCAAGATCATCCGACCAAATTCCCTATGAAGCGTGCTTATTATGCTGATCTTATCGCTTATATTGATACCCTAAAAGCGGAAGGGCGCTCGATGATTATCATGGGTGATATGAATGTAGCACCCGAAGATACTGATGTGGGTATTGGTGAAGCCAATGCGAAGCGCTGGCTTAAGAATAGAAAAACCTCTTTTTTGCCCGAAGAGCGCGAATGGTATGAGTCTTTAATGTCACGTGAGCTCATAGATACTTACCGCTTGCATTATCCCACTAGCACGGAATTTTATAGCTGGTTTGACTATCGTAGCCGTGGTTTTAATGATGATCCTAAGCGTGGTTTACGTATCGATCATATTTTATGTACTACAGATTTAGTAGACCAATGTGTGGATGCGGGTATTAGCTATGAGCTACGAGCAATGGAAAAACCCTCTGATCATGCCCCAATATGGTCAGCATTTGACTTGAGTAAAGTATAGTTTTAATCTTTATTTCTATTAACAGACCCTAATATTTTTATCAAAATGACTCAAAAAAGGATTTACTATGGCTGTCGGCAACGTTGCAGTACCCAATACTATTTATCCCATCGACGGTATCTCTCTTAGTACTACTGCCACCGGCGTGCGCTATAAAGATCGTGATGATCTAGTGGTTATCAAAATTGCTGAGACGGCAGCAACGGCAGTTGTTACTACCAAAAACACTTTTTGCGCCGCACCTGTACGAGTACTGCGTGAACACTTTAGTCAGTCCAGTCCGCGTTATTTAATTACCAATACCGGCAATGCTAATGCGGGTACTGGCGCTGATGGTATACGCCGTGCTCAAGATATCTGTACAGCGCTAGCACAAAAGGCTGGGGTAGATACTCAGGCAGTACTGCCGTTTTCTACTGGCGTTATTGGCGAGCCTTTGAACAGTGAGGCGGTAATAGCAGGGTTAGATAGTGCTTTGGCTAATTTGGGTTCTGATAATTGGCTAGCGGCAGCGAACGGTATTCGAACCACCGATACCATCCCTAAGCTTGCCAGCCAAAAAGTCGAGATTGACAGCGCTACTGATAAAAGTGTGAGCTACCACATTACTGGTATCTCCAAAGGCTCAGGTATGATTCGCCCCAATATGGCAACTATGCTGGGCTACGTGGCTACCGATGCTAATATTGCAGCAGATTTATTGCAAGAGATGCTTATCGCTATTAATGAGCAGTCCTTCAACCGTATTACCGTCGATGGTGATATGTCTACCAATGATTGCTGTGTGCTGATAGCTACGGCTACCGCCAGCTCAGAGCTGATAGATAGTACTGATCATCCACACTATCAGCCATTATTTACTGCCTTAACCGAAGTGTTTGTACGCTTGGCACAACTGATTGTGCGTGATGGTGAAGGGGCTACCAAGTTTATCACCGTTAAGGTAACGGGCGGCAAAACCACCCAAGAATGCTGCGATGTGGCTTACGCAGTAGCGCACTCGCCTTTGGTTAAAACCGCCTTTTTTGCCAGCGATGCCAATTGGGGACGTATTTTAGCGGCCGTAGGTTATGCTGGTATCGACGATTTAGATACCGATCAAGTTGATGTCTCACTAAATGAGGTTATGATTTGCCAAAACGGGGTGGTAGCTCCGAATTATACCGAGGCAGCTGGTAAAGAAGTCATGAGTCGCCCTGAGATTACTATCCATATCGATCTGGCTCGTGGTACAGCTAGCGATACGGTCTATACTTGTGATTTATCTCATGATTATATTAAAATTAATGCTGACTACCGTAGCTAAAGTGAGTTGATCCGAAGTGCTAGTTACCAAATTAACTATGCTTGCGGATTCTGATAGTTTGCTCTTGATTAATATATAACTATTTAAAGTGAGCGTAAAAATAGTTTTCAGTTGCAAATCCTGACGTTAAGTTACAAAGCAGTTATAGAGGATAGTGTTTTAAATCTCTTATACTTACTGTAGTACGACAACAAACACAGCCACCTCAATGATGATGATTTCTATTAGAATTAGGTGGTTTTAGTGATGAAAAAGATGAACAAATAGTAATTAACTGAGGAAAATATAATGAAAAAATTAGCAATTGCTGCATTGATGGGTACTGTCGCTCTAGCTGGCTGTTCTACTGCTGCTCTAGATGACCAACGTACGATGGTTGTCGATGGCGAAAGAATGAATGTCAAAGTCGTTAATATCCCAAGCTTCGACGTGGAAATTGCACCACGTAAAGCGCTTTGTGATCGTGTAAACACCCGTGGTGAAGTAGTGGAAGCTCAGTGCTTACAGTATCGTGAGACTTTCCGCAAAAACTACAACACTTTAAACGGTGATATCCAAGGTTTCACTTATGAGCCTAATTATCGCTATGTGCTAAACCTTCGTCAAGAAGCAGTAGCCGATACTCAAAGCGGTGTGGTAGAGCCTGTTTGG
This sequence is a window from Psychrobacter jeotgali. Protein-coding genes within it:
- a CDS encoding AMP-binding protein, with the protein product MNLEKPWLAQYPPNVPKTIDPNQYSSLMELYGECFNRFRLHPMSICMGVTHTYGEIEEASLAVAAWLQAQNLPKGSVVALMMPNVPQYLPTMIGILRAGYICTPVNPLYTGRELRHQLTDSGAQVIFIVDNFAQALEQVVGETSIKRIVLSKMGDMMGLKGILVNTIVRQVKRLVPKYQLDDPKHEVTKFPDVLKKGKTLPFQEPKATLDQTAFLQYTGGTTGLSKGTILTQRNIVAAALQSEAWSRPITKEFADVYINMVMALPLYHIFAFMLSLLGMRSGYTFILVPNPRDIPGFVKTLSKQPFHVIPAVNTLFKGLLDHPKFQQLNFSALRMSQAGGMAATEQTATRWLEVTGCAMIEGWGMTEGVAVGTANIVTNTQFNGTIGLPVPSVDVIIIDDNDQRVGVGQAGEMCIKGPNVTSGYFNRDSSDSFTQDGYFRTGDIVSMDEKGYITLLDRKKDMILVSGFNVYPNELESVMLDCDGIIDCAVIGIPDERQGEAVKFYIVPADSNVTAEVVKDFALDNLTGYKCPSYIEFVTDLPKSNVGKVLRQKLREKHLADYPLENHPLENNL
- a CDS encoding ABC transporter permease — protein: MQIILTYTDIALASSLILIVMLVSWLLRLKLTSTLLIAAIRTVVQLSFIGLVLAWIFAREHWYEVLIILTIMTLIAGSAAKSRVKRAYKGLFTDTLIAVSASAVLVTIIAIGFILQVRPWYTPQFIIPILGLILGNALTAISLTSNQLVEALYEQQARIEMMLSLSARPFEAVHEQITAAIINGMTPTLNSMLVVGIVSLPGMMTGQILAGADPTQAVRYQIVTMFLICVSSTLGCTISALLIYRRFFNQKKQLIIP
- a CDS encoding AMP-binding protein, whose protein sequence is MSEDKPWLNHYPTNVPKTIDPNQYSSLMNLYEESFNRFRMHPLSICMGVTHTYGDIDEASLAIAAWLQAQGLPKGTIVALMMPNVPQYLPTMIGILRAGFVCTPINPLYTGRELRHQLNDSGAKVIFIVDNFAQALEQVVDETAIKRIVLSKMGDMMGLKGVLVNTIVRQVKRLVPKYKLNDPKHEVNKFPEVLKLGKTLPYQAPKMSLEQKAVLQYTGGTTGLSKGTILTQRNIVAAALQSEAWYRPVTSEIDEVYINMVMALPLYHIFAFMLSLLGMRSGYTFILVPNPRDMPGFIKTLSKQPFHIFPAVNTLFKGLLDQPNFQKLDFSSLRITQAGGMAATEQTAKRWLEVTGCPMVEGWGMTEGVAAGTANIITDRKFNGTIGVPVPSVDIIVLDEDNQRLGVGQAGEMCIKGPNVTSGYFNHDNSDSFTKDGYFRTGDIVSMNDEGYFTLLDRKKDMILVSGFNVYPNELESVMLDCEGIIDCAVIGIPDERQGEAVKIYVVPANKNVTTEDIKDFALDNLTGYKCPRYIEFVNELPKSNVGKVLRQQLRNQHLENQA
- a CDS encoding histidine phosphatase family protein, with product MTTILLARHGQASFGQANYDQLSKLGIKQARLLGKHYASTQRRIDAVYSGSLVRQQDSARHFWEVYQASAADRESSAFDISTPEQHVLPLFNEFNHKDVFLKSDPAFASPADIAAKIAQAENPNLRLAELFDNAMQRWHSGNYDEDYIESWLQFNSRAQQALEQLIERIETLGHLEKGSTVLVFTSGGVIAAITAKLLEQDSKGSYQINKSLVNTGVTAITLPKQTPRLLSMNEYSHLFADGESFVTWR
- a CDS encoding thioesterase family protein, which encodes MPNKSTRSTSTTTAQKGTASPLFTADYPIYINHTDAGGIVYHANHLVFFENCRRDWFSKLGLPGYFLQTDDGEIQHFVVSQAQLQYRKAILLDEVISVRIDQVELKPASIVFHQSIHRNLATNDDLPESHTLLSSAKIIIACVQNQTKPEPSTPISKNDTSALAALPNATPIRPIRVPQKLHDTIQQAITHHTDEY
- the xthA gene encoding exodeoxyribonuclease III; translated protein: MTRFVSFNINGIRARQHQLEAVQAVINPDVMGLQETKVHDDQFPLKNVEGLGYHVEYFGQKAHYGVALLSKVAPIFVQKGFPGEDEEAQKRFIHARYLLQGREVDVLNGYFPQGESQDHPTKFPMKRAYYADLIAYIDTLKAEGRSMIIMGDMNVAPEDTDVGIGEANAKRWLKNRKTSFLPEEREWYESLMSRELIDTYRLHYPTSTEFYSWFDYRSRGFNDDPKRGLRIDHILCTTDLVDQCVDAGISYELRAMEKPSDHAPIWSAFDLSKV
- a CDS encoding phosphotransferase family protein — encoded protein: MVAQNDKQNSGKNKANIDNDSKQSISNKKVSAEVLDKGGEIRNGEELDAQAISDWLREQGIEVAGEPQVTQFSGGASNWTYRLQYENYDLILRRPPKGTKAKSAHDMVREYTVQKALTDTYPYVPKMVALCTDESIIGADFYIMERMEGIIPRANLPKEVNLDPEQTRELCINVIDALIELHDIDYQDNADLVALGRGDGYCERQVSGWSKRYVKAKTPNVPSYALVRQWLSKHTPEDSKTCVIHNDWRFDNVVLDATDATQVIGVLDWEMATLGDPLMDLGSALAYWIEADDNIVMQQSRRQPTHLKGMMTRSEVVDYYLQKTGLEIDNWTFYEVFGLFRLAGIVQQIYYRYYHKQTKNPAFKNFWIINHVLHAKCLKLIAQYEGEVLFTSHVQPHLKDIGVDKATVEQLPSPIQKVIKGILPKGYFE
- a CDS encoding SDR family oxidoreductase: MPHKLKKIMTQTVKKSKDQALSAVQPARYLKRLTKLQVGQGKTVLVTGASSGLGEGMARLFAKLGYNLAICARRTDRLEQLQAELSDKHPNIRIAYRVLDVTDYDTIFEVFDAFAADFGQIDRVVVNAGVGDSRRIGKGRFETNRRTAEINFVSALAQCEAAMKIFRAQNSGHLVVISSMSAMRGLPKHMTTYGASKAGLAYLAEGIRADMLLDKLPIKVSTIYPGYIRTEINTNAKPLPFEVDADTGTKAIVAAIETEVAEACVPSLPWSIVGKAMKHLPLNIVNKIS
- a CDS encoding ABC transporter ATP-binding protein, which codes for MIPFNKLSRIIPMNIEVNNPILGFKDIWIYGQHPIGLAESAKHTRDAASEDDRQTGFSKASPSPFYKSWLTKITDKLGTNKSASTHERTLLAGVSGTLLAGQVTVLTGHSGSGKSVLLRVLAGLAPMDTGNVWHYPNLDHRDNLQYSIHDTSPTQWRAQVALLAQHPQLLEGSVLDNLQMPYQLQAHKKSRFDSQWHIENLAYLERTAEFLQQPTSHLSGGERQLVNTLRLLQLSPQVLLLDEPTAALDSETSSKLVKLLMHWLQAKPQRAMLWVTHDTEDIMPLADKHWHMQAGILTEMSSPYSGAK